The DNA region ACGACCGGATCACCGAGATCGCAGTGGTGGTGGTGCAGGGGACGCGGCGGGAGGTGGTCTTCGATTCGCTGGTCAATCCGGGACGCCCGATCCCGCCGCGCATCTGCGAGCTCACCGGCATTTCGCAGGAGATGGTGAACGATGCGCCGACGTTCGCCGAGATCGCGGATGAGGTGGTTGCGGCGCTTGCCGGGCGCGTCTTCGTGGCGCACAACGCGCGCTTCGATTGGGGATTCGTCGGTGCCGAAGTCCGGCGCAACCGCGACCTGACGCTCGACGGCCCGCGCCTCTGCACGGTGCGGCTGGCACGCCGCCTCGTCCGTGGTGAACCGTCGTACTCGCTCGGGGCGCTTGCGGTGCGGTTCGGGTTCGAATTCGTCGCACGCCATCGGGCGGCGGGCGATGCGCTGGTGACGGGGATGCTGCTGGAACGGTTGCTCCAGAGTGCTCGCGAGCGCGGCGCGCAGACACTCGCCGATCTCGAAACGATGCATCGCCTTCCGGTGAACGAGCAGGCCGCATGAGTCCGATGCCGCCGCCGGCTCCGCCGCGCATCACCACCATGAAGGTCGGTCGGTTGACGGTGCACGGCGTGGAGGCCGGCATTCAGCGCCTCGATGGCGGCGCGATGTTCGGCGTGGTGCCGAAGCCGCTCTGGCAGCGGCGGATCCCGTCTGACGAGCGCAACCGCATCCGGATGACGATGCGCACGCTGCTGATCGAGCACGAGGACGGCCTTGTGCTCGTCGACTCGGGTCTCGGCAACAAGGAGCCCGACAAGTTTCTCGATATCTACGGCATCGAGAACGCGGGCGCGAACGGCAGGACTGCGCTCGAAGATGCGTTGGTACATCTCGGTCATTCCACCGGCGACATCCGCATCATGCTCAATACCCACCTGCATTTCGATCACGCGGGCGGGAACACCTTCATCGCCGCCGATGACGCCGCCCGCCGAGTGCAGCTCACCTTCCCGAACGCGCAGTACATCACCCACGGCCGGGAGTACGCGTGGGCCACGCTGACCAACGAGCGGACCGCGGCGAGCTACCTGCCACACAACTTCGTCCCGGTCGCCGAAGCTGATCGCTACCGGTTTCTCGAGGGCGAGCGAGCGACGATCGTTCCGGGAATCGATGTGATGGTGACCCCCGGGCACACGCCGTGGCACATGGTTGTTACCGTGCGCAGTGAAGGGGAGACGCTGCTCTATCCAGCCGACACCCTCCCGACGGCGCACCATCTGCCGCTGCCGTGGGTCATGGGATACGATGTCGAGCCATTGCGCACGCTGGAGAGCAAGCGATCGTTGTATCGCGAGGCGGCGTCCCAGGGATGGCGGGTGATGTTCGAGCATGACTACGACACGGTTGGCGGCCGCCTCGGCGACGCGGAGCGCGGCATCGAGCTGACGGAACGCATCGCCTCGGCCTGACAGCAGCAGATCCGCACAGGATACACCCGGACACTTTCGTCGCGAGGTCGCAGATGCTGCACGAATGCTCCCGGGACCCGGCGTTGGTTCGGCGCATGGCGCGGCGCGATGCTGCGCGCTTTCGATGGACATCGTGCGCGGCAGTGATGCTCATCGGGTCATGCCACGCGGATCCGTTCACAACACCGGCGGCACATGCTGCAGGGCCGTCGGGCAGCGGCAACGACGTCACCCTGACCTTCAATGTCGAGCAGGATTACTGGCCCGCCTGGACCGAGGATGGCCGCGGGATTCTCTACGCCTTCGTCGATCCGGCGATGCCGAATCATCGTTGCGTGGGTCTGTTGCCGGCAGCTGGTGGGACGCTGACCTGGGATCTCTGCGACAATCGCGCGATCCGGCGGGATAGCAGTTCGACCTATGGTGGCTTCGCGCTCGACAGCACCGGGCGATTGCTGCTCACCGAGGGTGTTTCTGCATCGCGAGGACTGTTACCGCAGCCGGTCAGCACGCTGTGGCTGACTGACACCGCCCATCCGTACCTTCGCACGGCGCTGGCCACGACACCGCTCGCGGTCGAGGGGACGCAGTTCACCTGGCTTTCCCAACTCCGCTGGACCGGACCGCAGACCTTTCTGCTCCTCGCGGGACAATTCGAGACGTTCACGCATTGTGTGAACCTGCTGGTGGGCGACAAGGTCGCGCATCAGTGCATCGCGACAGACACCTCGTGGGAAATCGGGCCGAGTGCCGTGCTCAGTGGCGCGCTCACCGATCGCGGCGCGTCGCTGCATCTTGTCCCCGGCTCCACCGGAGCGAGCGAGTTTTCGACCGCACAGGCGGGTGCGACGCTGGTATTCGCGTCGGGGTCACGGCTGTTGAGCGTTCCGGCGGCTGGTGGCACTCCGACGGTCGTGGCATCGGCGGGGGTCCCGATCGCCGGTGTCAGTTGCAAGGGGGACAGCTGCGTCTATGCGACTGATTCGTTGGAGGTAAGCATCGACCAGCCGTCGGCGCGATTCTTCGATAGCGATTCGCTGACGCCGGTTGGACCGGCGCAGTTGCGGAAAGTCTCGCTCACAACCGGGGCAACCAACGTCATCGCTGCCGGGGTGATGCCGGCGGTCTTTGCTTCTCCTGCGATTTCACCCGTTACGGGAGACCTGGTCGTCCAGGTCGGGGGGAATTGGGGGCGGCTGCAGACATACGCCTCATACGGCAGCGGCCAGCGAATTCTCGATTCCGGCAATGGCGTACTCCATCTCCTCAAGGGGATCGTTCCGTAAGTCATTCTGCCGCACCGAGGATTGCGGGAGGTCGTCGCACCGACTATGGTTCAACCTGTTGCAAGCGGGCGGCGAAGTCGCCCCACCTCAAGCCCCCGGCGAAGAGGTCCCGAGAGTCATAAGCATCCGGGCCTCCGGGCCCGCGGTGCAACTCTTCGGACACCCCGCCTGATTGGCGGGGTGTTCGCGTTTCAGGCCTTCAACCAGGAATGGCCCACTGTCTTCCTTCGAACGTGAACGACGGGTACGGGTGAACCGACAGATCCGGATCTCTCCGGTTCGAGTCGTGACAGCAGAAGGCGAACAACTCGGTGTCCTGCCGATCGAAGAAGCGCTCCACGCCGCTCAGGAGCGCGGGCTCGACCTGGTCGAAGTGGCGCCGATGGCCCGACCGCCCGTGGTCAAGATCATGGATTACGGGAAGTACAAGTTCGAGGAAGCAAAAGCGGCGCGGGCCGCCAAGAAGAAGCAGCACGTCATCCACCTGAAGGAAGTGAAATTCCGGCCGGGGATCGACGATCATGATTTTGACTTCAAGACCCGCCACGCCCGCGAGTTCCTGGGCGAAGGGAACAAGGTCAAGGTGACGATGATGTTTCGCGGTCGGCAGATTGCGCACACCGAGCTCGGCAAGGCCGTCCTCGATCGCGTGTCCGCCGCCCTGGCCGACGTCGGCAAGGTCGAGCAGGATCCCAAGCTCGACGGCCGCAACATGGTGATGGTGCTCGCGCCCAAGTAAGCGCCAGACGCCGACCACACGGAGAACGGAATGCCCAAGCAGAAGACGAAGCGCGCCGCGATGAAGCGCTTCAGCCTGACAGGCCGCGGCAAGATCAAGCGGAGCCGGGCCAACAAGCGGCACATTCTGACCAAGAAGTCGACCAAGCGGAAGA from Gemmatimonadales bacterium includes:
- the rpmI gene encoding 50S ribosomal protein L35, whose translation is MPKQKTKRAAMKRFSLTGRGKIKRSRANKRHILTKKSTKRKNQLGKAALVSSADFRRTIKLLQA
- a CDS encoding MBL fold metallo-hydrolase; protein product: MSPMPPPAPPRITTMKVGRLTVHGVEAGIQRLDGGAMFGVVPKPLWQRRIPSDERNRIRMTMRTLLIEHEDGLVLVDSGLGNKEPDKFLDIYGIENAGANGRTALEDALVHLGHSTGDIRIMLNTHLHFDHAGGNTFIAADDAARRVQLTFPNAQYITHGREYAWATLTNERTAASYLPHNFVPVAEADRYRFLEGERATIVPGIDVMVTPGHTPWHMVVTVRSEGETLLYPADTLPTAHHLPLPWVMGYDVEPLRTLESKRSLYREAASQGWRVMFEHDYDTVGGRLGDAERGIELTERIASA
- a CDS encoding exonuclease domain-containing protein is translated as MSGLTARPVGTLADRALELLAAGPAAAPELAHRVLGLPNAPVGVAERLAAALLGADPRVRQQTDGRWALVALAQGSPLLDECAFAVVDVETTGMQASGNDRITEIAVVVVQGTRREVVFDSLVNPGRPIPPRICELTGISQEMVNDAPTFAEIADEVVAALAGRVFVAHNARFDWGFVGAEVRRNRDLTLDGPRLCTVRLARRLVRGEPSYSLGALAVRFGFEFVARHRAAGDALVTGMLLERLLQSARERGAQTLADLETMHRLPVNEQAA
- the infC gene encoding translation initiation factor IF-3 codes for the protein MSSFERERRVRVNRQIRISPVRVVTAEGEQLGVLPIEEALHAAQERGLDLVEVAPMARPPVVKIMDYGKYKFEEAKAARAAKKKQHVIHLKEVKFRPGIDDHDFDFKTRHAREFLGEGNKVKVTMMFRGRQIAHTELGKAVLDRVSAALADVGKVEQDPKLDGRNMVMVLAPK